The Vibrio chagasii genome includes a region encoding these proteins:
- the minD gene encoding septum site-determining protein MinD, which produces MARIIVVTSGKGGVGKTTSSAAIASGLALKGKKTAVIDFDIGLRNLDLIMGCERRVVYDFVNVINGEATLNQAMIKDKRTENLFILPASQTRDKDALTKDGVRRVFDELDEMGFDFIICDSPAGIEQGALMALYFADEAIVTTNPEVSSVRDSDRILGILDSKSRRSEDGLEPVKTHLLLTRYNPARVNQGEMLSVEDVEEILHISLLGVIPESQAVLNASNKGVPVIFDEATDAGMAYNDTVERLLGSQVDFRFLTEQKKGIFKRLFGG; this is translated from the coding sequence ATGGCACGCATTATCGTTGTAACGTCAGGTAAAGGCGGGGTAGGAAAAACGACCTCTAGTGCAGCTATTGCCTCTGGTCTGGCTCTAAAAGGAAAGAAAACCGCAGTTATCGACTTTGATATCGGTCTGCGTAACCTTGATTTAATCATGGGTTGTGAGCGTCGTGTTGTTTACGACTTCGTTAACGTTATCAATGGTGAAGCAACGCTTAACCAAGCGATGATCAAAGATAAACGCACAGAAAACCTATTCATTCTCCCTGCTTCTCAAACTCGTGATAAAGATGCACTAACCAAAGACGGTGTTCGTCGCGTATTTGATGAACTGGATGAGATGGGCTTTGATTTCATCATCTGTGATTCTCCAGCGGGTATCGAGCAAGGTGCTCTGATGGCGCTGTACTTTGCTGATGAAGCGATTGTAACGACTAACCCTGAAGTCTCTTCAGTACGCGACTCAGACCGTATTCTAGGTATTCTTGACTCTAAATCTCGTCGTTCAGAGGACGGCTTGGAGCCTGTGAAAACTCACCTTCTACTGACTCGCTACAACCCTGCTCGCGTAAATCAAGGCGAGATGCTGAGTGTGGAAGATGTTGAAGAGATCCTACACATTTCTCTACTGGGCGTAATCCCTGAGAGCCAAGCGGTACTGAACGCATCGAACAAAGGTGTTCCAGTGATCTTTGACGAAGCAACCGACGCAGGTATGGCTTACAATGATACTGTAGAACGACTACTAGGTAGCCAAGTTGACTTCCGCTTCTTAACGGAACAGAAGAAAGGCATCTTCAAACGAC
- the minC gene encoding septum site-determining protein MinC, with product MSSNPDLKGSSFTLSVLHLSDDQVENAVSFLQEKVDQAPTFFAAAPVVINISKVAGDIDFVKLKDGISQAGMIPVGVAGCSDKRMQNLAREAGFAVMTASKSPSQAPAKMAPIKVIRTPIRSGQQVYAKDGDLLILSHVSAGAEVIADGSIHIHGTLRGRAIAGASGQTEAKIICNDLQAELVSIAGNYWLSDQIESEYWQKKTMFSMANDVLHVDVLAI from the coding sequence ATGTCTAGTAACCCAGATCTAAAAGGTAGCAGCTTTACGCTATCTGTTTTGCACTTATCCGATGATCAAGTCGAAAATGCAGTCTCTTTTCTTCAAGAGAAGGTAGACCAAGCACCCACTTTTTTTGCTGCCGCACCTGTGGTTATCAACATCAGCAAAGTGGCTGGCGATATCGACTTCGTAAAGCTAAAAGATGGTATCTCTCAAGCGGGTATGATTCCGGTTGGCGTCGCTGGCTGTTCTGACAAACGCATGCAGAACCTTGCTAGAGAAGCTGGCTTTGCGGTCATGACGGCTAGTAAATCACCATCGCAAGCACCTGCAAAAATGGCGCCTATTAAAGTAATTAGAACCCCGATTCGTTCTGGGCAGCAGGTATACGCAAAAGATGGCGACCTATTAATCCTAAGCCACGTAAGTGCAGGTGCAGAAGTGATTGCCGACGGCAGCATCCATATTCATGGCACATTACGCGGCCGTGCGATTGCCGGTGCAAGTGGTCAAACTGAAGCAAAAATAATTTGTAATGATTTACAAGCCGAGCTGGTTTCTATTGCAGGAAATTACTGGCTCAGCGATCAAATTGAAAGCGAGTACTGGCAGAAGAAAACCATGTTTAGTATGGCAAACGATGTATTACACGTTGACGTCCTCGCAATATAA
- a CDS encoding YcgL domain-containing protein has product MLCSIYKSSKKEGTYLYIPKKDDFSQVPDALMQMFGKPSFVMVIKMDGRKLAQVNIDKVRESLNTDGFFLQVPPPPVNELELYKERKAQQNNQDEE; this is encoded by the coding sequence ATGCTGTGTTCTATATATAAAAGCTCAAAGAAAGAAGGAACATACCTTTATATCCCGAAGAAGGATGATTTTTCACAAGTTCCTGACGCATTGATGCAAATGTTTGGTAAACCTAGTTTTGTAATGGTAATTAAAATGGACGGTCGCAAACTGGCTCAAGTGAACATCGATAAGGTGAGAGAATCACTGAACACCGATGGTTTCTTTTTGCAAGTTCCGCCTCCACCAGTAAACGAACTTGAGCTGTACAAAGAGCGCAAAGCTCAGCAAAACAATCAAGACGAAGAGTGA